One Coffea eugenioides isolate CCC68of chromosome 2, Ceug_1.0, whole genome shotgun sequence genomic window, AATATTAATATAAGGTGTGGATTTACCACTTATTCCTGATATTCATGAGAAGAGCGGGTTTCAATCTCACGAGAGTTTTCAATTATCCGGGAAAATGATTattagaaagaaaaacaaaatgggGAGAGGCGTGGTTGTGTGTATCCACGCGACAGACAGTTTTAAGCGGTCGAAAATGGAAAAGTCTGTTGGACTTGAATAGGTGATGTCGACGAAGTCCCAACAAGCTCCTGGACAGGAAGTAATTTAGGCACTAAACAAACACTACTACTGGTTAGTTGTCTTTCCAACTCCTACTAACCAACCAACCGAAAGCAAACAAACGCAAAAGAGAGCCCCCAGTCTTCTTCTTTATATATCTGTCTCTATATGACTACTTTTTCAGGCGGAGAAACTGTCGTGGCCGCCGGAGCGATGTCCCACCTAGTCCTTAGCTGCGAATCATTTACCGTTGTCTTGCCAATCAATTTTCAtggtaatatatatatatatatatatatatatatatatatatagagaaactaaattcaaaatttacccAAATCCACATTTTACACATTGGTAAActgcaaatatatatatatatataatttaaaaaaaaagaaaaagaaagtgtaGCATTTGTGTTAGCAATCTTGTTAGTGTTGTATTTAAATACACAAGGGCAGCTTCCTTGTAAGATACACTACTATAAGTATAAGCCAGACAAATCTCCCATCCATATCATATGTAAAACTGCAAAGAGGGAGGGAATGATTCAACGAGTCCAAGGCCAACAGCTATGAGGTATCCCATTCCCAGCCCCCGCGACCGCGAGAAAGATCAAAGAGAGAAGCCCCCCAGTTTTTACGTTCCCATACTTAAAACAAATCAAAGCTCCGTTGTTGAATTGAATGACCACTGAAGTATCATCCGTCGAATAATCAAAAGCATACCATCCATGGCCATGGATTCTTGACCGTTGAAAAGTCCCACCCCAATTATTCTCCTActcgtttttctttttttattttttttatttttggttgaaAAAAAGTAGTGTTCTGCATCATTGACCACAAATAGAATAagataaaattgaaagaaaaggCTTAACACCAGATTAATAGAATAAGCGTTCTCATGCCTTTACCAGTATATTAGACTATTATCCAACTAATAACTAAGTGAAAGCTGAGAATTTGGTTACATGTTGTCGTTAAAAGTGGGTCCATGAATTGATACTTGTACTCTATAAGTGGACGGTTTGTCTAATACGGATGCCCATAATAAGACACTTGGTAACATATAGTTGAggtgttatatttttaaaaatataagattaattaaaaaaaaatataagtataaaaaaaagtagatcggattaaataaaaaaatatataaatgtaagagAGAATACTAATtgttagtatatatatatatgaaataagTTATGTAAATATTAAATGTGTTAACGAATTTTCTAAAAGCACTTGATAGAAAAATCATAAGCTGATTGTTACATGCCACTCACGAAATTTTCATAATAACAAATGACCGTATGCAATCATAATTACAAGCAAatgcggaaaaaaaaaaggctttctATTTTGTGACATCGGTGcctgaaataaaaaaaaaaaaagggtgagTTTATTGCGAGGCAAATTTTAAAATCATTGCTCGCTCTAAAATTAGCGTCATAAAACGCACTTTTTATAATATTTGGAGCTCGGTGGGTACTACAGAATACAAAGAAGGGAggaaaaagagcaaaaaaaaaaaaaaaaaaaaaacagaaaacaaaagaaaaagcagCAAGAGTCCAAGGTAAGAGCTGATCTCACAAATCCTCCCTCAGACGCGGACATATATGCGTTCGTTCATTTCTTCTCTGTTTCTCacgcaatatatatatatatatatacacactaCAAGTATATTCTACTAGTATTATGATTTGACCAATTAAACGGGGGAAGGGCGCCGGCAATAGCCGTCTCCTGGAGCTGAAATTCAAACCAAGCAAACACGCCATTTAAAGATGGCCCTAATTTCTTCCATCCCCATATATGAATCTGATACGTTCTTCTTCCTCTCATTCCttcctcctccaaaatctccAACTCCGGAACCCTCTCTCCCTCATTTGTACTGCTACTAGCTTCATAATTAGCACTGCTAGTATTCCTTTATAATACTATACTGCTACTGCTATTAGTGGTTTATTATCCTGTTCTCATCATCATCAAATCATCTTCCGGATGATGATGCCTTTTCCCTGTCGCTCCCGCACCATCATTTCTCCATCGTTTGGCAGATGAGGAGTTTGCCCTCTTCCTCCGTCGCTCTCACCCTTCTTTACTTTCTCCATTTTAGCTCGTCTTTAATTTCCCGGCAATAACAACCCaaccccccctttttttttcctcttctttttcttcttctccttcgtAATTATCGTTAGGCACAAATCATACGCGTCATCAACCATGTTTTTTCTAAATCCAATTTTATTCTTGTTGATAATCGTAGTCCCCTTTTTAATCTTTAGATTCTTGTCCAGAACATCCATTCTGCATATCGCGAACAATTGGTGGCGGACTTTGGCTGACAAATTTTACGTGTACCAGTTGTACAGAGTTCCCCAATTCAACGACCACATGCAGGAAAATCAACTCTACCGAAAAGTTCACACCTACCTCAGTTCTCTCCCGGCCGTCGAGGACTCCGACTTCACCAACCTCTTCTCCGGTGCCAAACCCAACGAGATCAACCTCGTCCTCGACCCCAACCAGATCGTCCTCGACAATTTCCTCGGCGCTCGATTGTTCTGGATTAACCAGAAATGCGACGGGTCTGGGTTGAAATCGCTGGTTCTCAAGATCAGGAAGTCCGACAAGCGCAGAATTCTGCGCCCCTACCTCCAGCATATCCATACGGTCTTCGAGGAACTCGAACAGCGAAAGGATGTCAAACTTTACATCAACGTCGATGACGAGCCGCAGAGAAACGGACGGTGGAGGTCGGTTCCCTTCACGCATCCGGCGACGATTGACTCGGTCGTGATGGACTCGGACTTGAAGAACAAAGTCAAGTCGGATTTAGAATCCTTCCTCAAGTCCAAACAGTATTATAACCGATTAGGCCGGGTTTGGAAGCGGAGTTATCTCCTCTACGGGCCCTCCGGTACCGGGAAGTCCACATTCATCGCTGCGATGGCCAAGTTCCTCTCCTACGACGTCTACGACGTCGACCTGTCCAAAATATCGGGCGACTCTGATTTGAGGTCGCTGCTGCTGCAAACGACGAGCAAGTCGCTAATCGTGATGGAAGATCTGGAGCGCCATCTGACGGGGAAATCAACGGCGGTGAGCTTGTCCGGGATCCTCAACTTCATGGACGGCATAGTCTCGTGCTGCGGCGAGGAGCGCGTGATGGTATTCACAGTGAACGGCAAGGATCACGTTGATCCCGCGATTCTGAGGCCCGGGAGGATAGATGTTCACCTGGAGTTCCCTCTCTGCGATTTCAACGCCTTCAAAAGTTTGGCCAACAGCCATTTGGGTGTGAAGGAGCACAAGCTTTTCCCTCAGGTGGAAGAGATGTTCCAAAGCGGGGCGAGTTTGAGTCCGGCCGAAATTGGCGAGCTTATGATTGCCAACCGGGCCTCTCCCAGCCGGGCCTTGAAATCCGTAATATCCGCGCTGCAGAATAACGCGGACACCAAGTTAGCTGGCAGGGTGTCGCGCAACGGGTCGGTTCGGTCAGCGGAGGAATCCGGCGACTCGGGAATATTGTGTAAAGACGCCGGTGTTTCCACCGTCAAGGAGTTTCGGAAATTATATGGATTCTTGAGGAGGAGTCGAAGGGAATCCGCAGATTTGGATGACAAGGAAAGGGAAATTGGTCGACAAGAAAGTTGAGTCGTGCCCACccgtccaccaatcaaactACACCAAATCAGAAAACCCCGTTTAAAGTTTCAGAAGAGTAGTCTGTCTTTCTCTCGCTGTTGTGCTCAATAGTCCAGTAAAGATATTTTTGGCTTTTTCTCTCCCCTTTTCCTATCTTCCTTCCATAGTATAGTTAGCATTTGGGGGAAAAAATACTACTGCTGTAGTATATTTAATTAGCACAGCGTTAATGTTTAGCGGGAAAACTTCCACAGGATACTACAGTAACGATTGTTGTAGCAGTACATATAGATCCATTTTTAAGTAGCATAGCATTacattaattattatttgtttgCTGGGATCTTCTTCCCAAGAACAACATAGCAGAAAATTTTCCTTTCGTCCATGTCAGGTGTCTAACGATCTAATGATGTACTAGCAGTTACCCAAACAAAGTGCGGGGACGGTCCTAGTCAGAAAATAAATGTTAGCGACAAAAGGAGGTTTTGGTTTCAACGCCTTTAGAAGAAGGAAGGAGGGGGCTGGCAATGGCCTGTTGAAATTGGGATGCCCTCTGAAAATGGTCATTGACTTTGGACGTCCGTTGGTTGCATTTTATGTctgattttgacttttttgcaAAATGGCGCCGAGATTGCCTACCGTTTTCATATCATATCAATTAATCAATCAATAAAGGCATAAAAAGGGAAAggatgactttttttttttttttttt contains:
- the LOC113753672 gene encoding AAA-ATPase At2g46620, translated to MFFLNPILFLLIIVVPFLIFRFLSRTSILHIANNWWRTLADKFYVYQLYRVPQFNDHMQENQLYRKVHTYLSSLPAVEDSDFTNLFSGAKPNEINLVLDPNQIVLDNFLGARLFWINQKCDGSGLKSLVLKIRKSDKRRILRPYLQHIHTVFEELEQRKDVKLYINVDDEPQRNGRWRSVPFTHPATIDSVVMDSDLKNKVKSDLESFLKSKQYYNRLGRVWKRSYLLYGPSGTGKSTFIAAMAKFLSYDVYDVDLSKISGDSDLRSLLLQTTSKSLIVMEDLERHLTGKSTAVSLSGILNFMDGIVSCCGEERVMVFTVNGKDHVDPAILRPGRIDVHLEFPLCDFNAFKSLANSHLGVKEHKLFPQVEEMFQSGASLSPAEIGELMIANRASPSRALKSVISALQNNADTKLAGRVSRNGSVRSAEESGDSGILCKDAGVSTVKEFRKLYGFLRRSRRESADLDDKEREIGRQES